The following proteins are co-located in the Gossypium hirsutum isolate 1008001.06 chromosome A02, Gossypium_hirsutum_v2.1, whole genome shotgun sequence genome:
- the LOC107951099 gene encoding leucine-rich repeat receptor protein kinase HPCA1, whose translation MTPFSLLLFLLFFAANIAFLSAVTDPHDAAALQSLKDSWQNTPPSWDKSDDPCGTAWEGVTCNSSRVTALGLSTMGLKGKLSGDIGGLTELRSLDLSFNRDLTGSLSPRLGDLEKLNILILAGCGFTGNIPEELGNLAELSFLALNSNNFTGKIPPSLGKLSKLYWLDLADNQLVGAIPVSTPTSPGLDLLLKAKHFHFNKNKLSGAIPPKLFSSEMVLIHILFDGNQLTGNIPSTLGHVQTLEVLRLDRNALWGEVPSNLNNLTNINDLNLAHNNLTGPLPDLTSMNTLNYVDLSNNSFDPTEAPVWFSTLSSLTTLVIEHGSLRGPVPEKLFSFPQIQQVKLRNNAFNGTLNLGDSVGTQLQLVDLQNNQISSITLGSGYSNTLILIGNPVCTTAISNTNFCQIQQQNTKPYSTSLANCGSKSCPIDQKLSPQSCECAYPFEGTLYFRGPMFRELFNVNMFHSLEMSLWVKLGLTPGSVFLQNPFFNVDDYLQIQLALFPSSGEYFNRSEVLRIGFDLSNQTYKPPPEFGPYYFIASPYPFPASHGTSVSKGVIISVATGAAILVLGLVGVGIYAVRQKKRAEKAIGLSNPFASWAPSGKDSGGAPQLKGARWFSYDELKKCTNNFSDSNELGYGGYGKVYKGTLSDGQSVAIKRAQHGSMQGGLEFKTEIELLSRVHHKNLVGLVGFCFDQGEQMLVYEFMANGTLRESLSGRSGIYLDWKRRLRISLGSARGLAYLHELANPPIIHRDIKSTNILLDENLTAKVADFGLSKLVSDSSKGHVSTQVKGTLGYLDPEYYMTQQLTEKSDVYSFGVVMLELITAKQPIEKGKYVVREVRSVMDTKDDEHYGLRELMDPCIRSSGNLLGFGKFLELAMQCVEDSATDRPTMSDVVKAIETILQNDGMNTNSTTSASSSATDFGVAKGSLRHPYADALPKKEVNVSDSDAFDYSGGYTLSAKVEPK comes from the exons ATGACACCCTTTTCATTGCTCTTATTCCTGCTTTTCTTTGCTGCAAATATTGCCTTCCTTTCTGCTGTTACAGACCCTCACGATG CTGCTGCTCTCCAATCTTTGAAAGATTCATGGCAAAATACACCTCCAAGCTGGGATAAGTCAGATGATCCTTGTGGAACAGCATGGGAAGGAGTCACATGCAACAGCTCAAGGGTGACTGCACT GGGATTATCAACCATGGGTCTTAAAGGGAAACTAAGTGGTGACATTGGGGGCCTAACTGAATTGAGATCCTT GGACCTGTCATTTAATCGGGATCTCACCGGTTCTCTGTCGCCACGACTGGGGGATTTGGAAAAGCTTAATATCCT AATTCTAGCTGGATGTGGTTTCACTGGTAATATTCCAGAAGAACTTGGAAATCTTGCAGAGCTATCCTTCTT GGCCCTGAATTCAAACAATTTCACTGGCAAAATTCCTCCCTCATTGGGAAAGCTCTCTAAACTGTATTGGCTGGATCTTGCTGACAATCAGCTGGTGGGAGCTATCCCAGTTTCAACACCCACCTCCCCTGGATTGGACCTCCTTTTAAAGGCTAAACATTT ccatttcaataaaaataagctTTCGGGTGCCATTCCCCCAAAACTTTTCAGCTCTGAGATGGTACTAATACACAT ACTATTTGATGGAAACCAATTAACTGGGAACATCCCATCCACATTAGGACATGTTCAGACTCTTGAAGTTCT TCGACTGGATCGAAATGCTTTGTGGGGAGAGGTCCCTTCAAATCTCAACAACCTTACAAACATCAATGACTT GAATTTAGCACACAATAATCTTACAGGCCCTTTACCAGACTTAACCTCAATGAATACCCTCAATTATGT GGATCTTAGTAATAATTCATTTGACCCAACAGAAGCTCCAGTTTGGTTCTCAACCTTATCGTCGCTCACCACTCT TGTTATTGAACATGGATCACTACGAGGGCCCGTACCAGAAAAGCTTTTCAGCTTCCCACAGATACAGCAAGT GAAACTACGAAACAATGCCTTCAATGGCACATTGAACCTGGGTGATAGTGTTGGCACTCAACTTCAACTTGTTGATTTGCAGAACAACCAGATTTCCTCCATAACTCTGGGATCTGGAtattcaaatactttaat ACTTATAGGCAATCCTGTGTGCACAACTGCTATCTCGAATACTAATTTCTGTCAGATCCAGCAACAAAATACAAAGCCCTATTCCACCAGCCTAGCTAATTGTGGAAGTAAATCATGTCCCATTGATCAGAAGCTGAGCCCTCAAAGCTGTGAATGTGCCTATCCATTTGAAGGAACATTGTATTTCAGAGGACCCATGTTCAGGGAACTGTTTAATGTGAATATGTTCCACTCATTAGAAATGAGCCTTTGGGTCAAATTAGGCCTAACACCTGGTTCAGTTTTTCTTCAGAATCCCTTCTTCAATGTCGATGACTATCTTCAGATTCAGCTGGCACTCTTTCCATCCAGCGGAGAATACTTCAATAGATCTGAAGTTCTGAGAATTGGATTTGATTTGAGTAATCAAACCTACAAGCCTCCTCCAGAGTTTGGACCATACTATTTCATTGCTTCTCCTTATCCTTTCCCAG CCTCACATGGAACTTCTGTTAGCAAAGGAGTAATCATTTCTGTAGCAACTGGGGCAGCCATTTTGGTTCTAGGCCTCGTTGGAGTTGGAATATATGCTGTTCGGCAAAAGAAACGTGCAGAAAAAGCTATCGGATTGAGTAACCCATTTG CATCCTGGGCACCAAGCGGCAAAGACAGTGGGGGTGCACCACAGTTGAAAGGAGCAAGGTGGTTTTCTTATGATGAACTTAAGAAGTGCACTAATAATTTTTCTGACAGCAATGAACTAGGATATGGAGGGTATGGGAAG GTATACAAAGGAACGCTCTCTGATGGACAATCTGTGGCAATTAAAAGAGCTCAGCATGGATCAATGCAGGGTGGGCTTGAATTCAAGACTGAAATTGAATTACTTTCCAGAGTTCATCACAAAAACCTTGTCGGtcttgttgggttttgttttgatCAAGGAGAGCAAATGCTGGTTTATGAATTTATGGCCAATGGAACACTTCGAGAGAGCCTGTCTG GGAGATCTGGCATTTATCTTGACTGGAAAAGGAGACTCCGGATATCTCTTGGCTCAGCTAGAGGTCTAGCTTACCTACATGAGCTTGCAAATCCTCCCATTATCCACAGAGATATTAAGTCCACCAACATTTTGTTGGATGAAAATTTAACCGCAAAGGTTGCGGACTTTGGCTTGTCGAAATTGGTATCAGACAGTTCAAAGGGCCATGTTTCAACCCAAGTTAAAGGCACATTG GGTTATTTAGATCCTGAATATTACATGACCCAGCAATTAACCGAGAAGAGTGATGTTTATAGCTTTGGAGTGGTAATGCTTGAACTCATAACAGCTAAGCAACCAATCGAGAAAGGTAAGTACGTAGTGCGGGAGGTGCGAAGCGTGATGGATACGAAGGACGACGAGCATTACGGATTGAGGGAGTTAATGGATCCGTGCATAAGAAGCTCGGGAAATCTACTAGGATTTGGGAAATTCTTGGAGTTGGCAATGCAATGTGTTGAAGATTCAGCTACAGATCGTCCAACAATGAGCGACGTGGTAAAGGCCATTGAAACCATTCTTCAAAACGATGGGATGAATACAAACTCCACTACTTCTGCCTCGTCCTCTGCCACTGATTTCGGAGTTGCAAAAGGTTCTCTTAGGCATCCTTATGCCGATGCTTTACCTAAGAAAGAGGTCAATGTCAGTGATAGTGATGCTTTCGACTACAGTGGTGGATACACACTTTCTGCAAAAGTTGAGCCCAAATAG